CTTTGAAGTTTTTCTTCTCCATATGAAGCATCCGGTACTCAAACAAACCGATCAGCCTGTCTTTGCCCGGTGCCAGTTTGTTGATATACGCCATTCTTTCCTCGTGGTTGAGTACACGGGTACGTTGGAGGTATTCTGTAAGCAGTGCATCCTTCGACTGGAAATGCTGATACAGGCTGGCTTTGGCAATACCGGCTTCAGCAATGATCTGGTTAATGCCGGTAGCCTGATACCCCTGCTCATAGAATAAGTCGCAGGCTGTGTTCAGTATCCGTTCTTTTGCACCGTTTTCTTTCATGATACAATATTAGGGAAAATATATCAAACAGACAAGTCTGTCTGTTTTAGATTGAAGATTGGATCTTTTATTGGATATTCAACAAATAGTGGCTGCTTCTCCCGCCGCCTACCTCAGTCAACGCTCCTATATCGACGAGCGCTTGCAGATCTCTGGTGGCTGTGGCTTTGGAGGTTTTAGTAATAGATATATATTTCCTGGCGGTCATACCTCCTTCAAAGCCTTCCAACCCGGCATCTAACATTTTCAGAACGGGTTTCAACTGCCGGTCATTTAATTTATCTCTAAAGCGATCTAAGAATTTGGTTTTCGCAAGTGTGAATTCGATAAGTTGACTGGTTTGTTGCTGAGCGTCGCGGATTGCGCTAACAAAATAGCTGATCCATTCTGTGATTTCGTTGCTGCGTTGTGCCGTTTCAAGTGCGGTATAATAAGCTCTTTTATTAGTTTCAATGGTACGGGAAA
The genomic region above belongs to Chitinophaga sp. 180180018-3 and contains:
- a CDS encoding TetR/AcrR family transcriptional regulator; protein product: MKENGAKERILNTACDLFYEQGYQATGINQIIAEAGIAKASLYQHFQSKDALLTEYLQRTRVLNHEERMAYINKLAPGKDRLIGLFEYRMLHMEKKNFKGCAFIRIAYELPEISEESMEQIRIHNQTLKTFISEQLQLIKHPFREEDLREMTDMILNLYEGAGMQGYMQKSVKPVEMALKVTKKLLAGLHK